In Camelina sativa cultivar DH55 chromosome 13, Cs, whole genome shotgun sequence, the genomic window caataaatatttgAAGCAATGAAATAGTCGGCTTGGTTCACAAGATCCATCCGGCTTGGTTCACAAGATCCATCCGGTTTAGTTTACAAGATTCATCCGgttgtatatatctatattagtatttttgcagcaatttttgcttaaaatttttttttgaaatttttttcatttaatgttatttaatgtttatattcatatccaaacaagtttagttaactttttctactatatttataaccaaacacaattaaaatattttaaatatctatatatctaatgttttataattaataaagatatttagaaaaattattccAAATGAAAAAactattctcctatcatctctttttgattttaaaatttaaatgtaatgaatcatcatataatacaaaaaaaaaaggtatatttttcttgcatatattgtgatttgaatttttctaaacaaacatatattactcaattaatagaagtttataatttataatagtaaattataaaattttaagaagtttataatttataactaataaatctaaacttaataaaaaattaaaattataaatatttaaacatattaaattttcaaaattacataaataagttatattacatgacgggttatatgacattacagaattgaattaataatactaaaaaataaactatcattaatatgatattttaatatgggttaaattctcattttaatgttttaacaacataaatataaaatatgttgaatcaaactaatttaattaagattatagtaaaaaaaattattgtgcggtataccacgatttatatattaaatcactaaaattaataaaaaagtatattagcaaaaatattaaaatagtacattaacataaaaattaaaaattaaaacttaggTTATAATCTAGTTATTAATACGACTTAAGAGTTGTACATACTAATACGACTTAGAGTTGAACCTTCACATTATGATATGTGTGACTTAGTTTTGAATCTTCACATGATATGCACTCTTATGTTTCTTGCGATGGTGATTGATGAGACGGTTAACTGGAAATTTATGTTTATCACTTAGTTTCTacggaaccaaaaaaaaggactCGATTCTCATGCTCGACAATGGTACTCTACTTTCAAAGACATGTGGGTACACCTCCCAATTTAATCCCATTCCCACCGGCCGTTGTATAAAATGGATTCTAGTGCACAGGGCGATTGACGTATCCaaagatcaaattttgttataacTGATACGCGGAAACAAAATGATAGCATACTagtaaatgaaaagaaaaagaagttggtATAACGAACAAGCTCAAGTGGCTAGACAGCATGCCACAAACATATCCCACTGATAATATCGAATACTCCTAAACTTGCAATTTCCACTACCTATTAAATTTATCTTGACATTGAATAGGTTTACTATATATGCAAGGAGTTTGCAACAAACTGGCACAGAAACTGTAAACACAATatcaaaagagaaattaaaagatgATGAGATGAAGTACAATGGGAAATCAAAGGGGCTTGTAGGTTTATGTTGCGCCACAATGTACACAATTGGACACAAAGACGACAGTACTTCTTTCATAACACATTCCAAAATTTACAGAGTGTTCTTGTTTCCGTCCTCTGAACAAGTACacgagaaaacaaaatagatatCCATATTTATCGTTTTAACACATATGTGAGTCATCATCATACCTATGAAAAACGTCAACAGTTGTATATGCATACAGATTACTGCACACACGTAtatagagggagagagagattaaatGCTCAAACAGTATAATCTTATTCGAGCATAGATACCAAAGTAAATACTCACACTTTCGACAAATGATTCCACAATGAATGaactaaagatatatatatctagaaaaagaaatgaaacattACTAATTTACTATAACCAGTTCACGAacttttatgattattttataaaactctaGGTAAAGTGTTTTCCCTTATACCCACCATTTGCCACTATTCCCAACTATTCATCTAATATTTTAGTCAAGGCCCAACTAGAACTTAATTAGCGGTATAGAATAATCAAAAGCTCATACAAGTTTTCCTTTGCTACACAATAATCATTTTCTTTGCCACATTGATCGGAGATAAGCTCCTATACTCAAGTCATCAAACCCAAGATTTTTCTTTGATGGCTTCCACTTATCTTTTAACTGATTATCCCTTTTGATTGCACATATCTAGTAAAGACTTTAGAAATCATAAATATTCACATAACTTACATGGAAACTACAATGCCCATGATTCTGAGCACATCAACTCCAAACTTTTTCTCCATTAAAACCAATCTGATTCCATGGATTCAAGTACAATCTGCATAACTTTGACTCACCTTTAGAAGTTGAGCCTTGAGACAATTCATATGTGCTAGAGTCtgcaaaaaaaatgtgtttgtttcAAGTGATAACAACATATAATTTACTTAAGAATACATACATCCTATTCCTACGAGTCTAACCACGATGGATCAACAAAATCTTACCCAATTGAATATAAACATCAAATATAATTCTATATATGAGATACTTATGACAACTTTAATCTATTCCTAATAGTCTATATGCACACCTTCACATATATGTATGCATACTTTTGGTATGCACAAGACAGATATGAACACAAAATGACTAGCTAAAACAATCGTATAAAGGAAGATTCATGAAGGAGAAGTTATGACAGAAAGAGAGTGAGCACGCAAAAGCAAACCATATACAAAAAGTTTATACAACTTCCCCTTTGTGTGCTCACTCTCTTCTGTCAACTTCTTTTCCCCCATCAACATCATATATACACGCACATAATTTATCTGATTATAATATCTAAGCATGAAATatgtttttcaaaacaaaacaaacaaaaaggaagaagaaaaacaaaaagacaattaGTCCAGAAAccgatgaaaaaaaaaagattaaaaaaaaaaagagagaaagacatAAGTACAGATCGAAGGTACTTGAAATCAAATCTGGGGATAAACAGCAACTAACAAAGACTTGATCGATGAATCCATAAAAGGAAAGTATAAATCTAAGTACGGACACTGCAAGTTAGGGTTTCATCTCTGATTGTCCcagctttagtttttttttttaaaaggaactGAATCTAGAAACAAAGGTTAGGAGATAAAACTCAAAATTGCAGcttgaaaatttaataaaacaagcttaattaaatctctctctctctctttcatgcAAAGCATACATGTGTCGGCTgcctcattctctctctctagtctctacatatatcaaaacaaaaaagagattatgtagagattttttttttttttaaaccctaGAATGTATAAAAGCTGAATCCGAAAACATTAAagatttaagaagaagaagagagaaaaaggtgaAACAGAGatgaaggagagaagaaagtaCGGATAACAAAACGCTTGGTTATGGTTTGTCGGAGAGAGAAACGTGTCGCAATCGAAGGCTAGGATTTGACTTGAGAAATGTTATGAGCCGTTGGATGTGTCTTTTTGTTCCAGTTCCGTCTCTTTGCCGTCTTATCTGCTTACTATGGCCTTGTTCGTTATTCATTTGGATGGACCATCTCTCTTTGCCGTCTTATCTGCTTACTATGGCCTTGTTCGTTATTCATTTGGATGGACCATCTCTCTTTGCCGTCTTATCTGCTTACTATGGCCTTGTTCGTTATTCATTTAGATGGACCATCTGAATGAATCATTCAGGTGttgtttttgtcaaagaaaaaaagagcatCATCCAAAATTATTCACATGGATCATGTGAATGGTTCTCATTTTAATGATTCTAGTTGGACCATTTGAATGAAGATGGTTAATCAAAATTCTcctgttattttttataaaccatCTTCATTCAAATAATACATGATGCAGCAAGATATTTGGTTAATCAATAATTCTcctgttatttttttatgaaccATCTTCATTTAGCATTAGATGGAAATGCTAAATGATGAAACGAACATTGCCAGAGAATATAAGCTAtatatcatctctttttttttttttataactcagtGCTCATTACAGAGAGTTACACACGCATCATCATCCgtctcttctcttatcttctctctttttttaatcttgtaaGATTAATTCTGGTTAACCTTATGTTCTTAATTTGTATCAcggttttaaactttaaactgtTGTGTGCTTGGTCGTCAGAGTCGACTTGGttcacaaattattattttttgtttcaagttAACCACACAATGATTAGAAGAAAAGTTTAAATGTTGTAGTTGATGTAATTAGTGCTGCggtataaatataattactGTCGTAGCTTTGAATGGGTAAGTGGCGTGGCAGGGTTTTTGGTGCCCACTAATTAATAAACACGTTTTCTTTCCGTTCAACCAAAAGATAGGACCGGATACAGGTATACTATTCAGTGGCATGTTCATTTTTGGGTAATGAACCGGGTAATGCGATAAGGGTCGGAAACAAATTATccacatatatgtatatatataaagtactaTCGATACCGAAGTATCTTGTATTAGCTAGAATCAAACTAGAGATTGTCTTAAACTTATGATAGTTTTTATGAATGCCtatcttggaaaaaaaaattcataacaaAAATGTATCGGTTAGTAATATACAGCTCTCGAAATAGACATGCAGTTAGTAGTTGAAATTAGTTAGTGGTGCTATTATACCGTTGCAATACAATTTACagaaatttatgtatatttatttagtgaTATAGCAAGAAGATGATGCAGCAAGATATTTGATTAGTTATCCATAAATCTTATATGATTGTCTGTTAATTTcgtatttaatattattataggGTTTAAAACGTTCGcttaaacataataaataatgtgATCTTCTACATTTTAATTCTTATAATTGTTGTACCAAAACGAACTTACACCACAATGTCTTATGTCAACCGTAAATATGTTTGTCCGCAACTATGATGTTCTAAccttgattctttttcttttctttttttttgtttaaactcgTTTTCATTAAATTGATttccaaacaaagaaatagCTTAGAAATTATTGGTGCCAGGTTCCATAGAATTCTGataatagagagagaagagactaAGGATATACTTtagttttagaaatattttgtaaaatattgataattcctagtatatatttaataatttcttgccatttttttaatattaaactcttaataaaaaaagcgctttgctcttttgttctttggctCTTTGCAATCTGACGCAAGTTCTAGTAGTACTACCTGCTTCTACATTTTAATATGAGATCGTCTGCGCGCATGTGTTGTGTAACAGTGTACTCTAAATACGTCTGAACCGATTGCTTTTATCAAACAACGTCATCGTACAGACtcgttttaacttttaacgGCCAAAAAGTCTTTTAACAGAGACAAAACCCCTGATAATTAGTACAACAGTACGAAGCAAAGCTGTACAACGTCTTTCACAGTTTCAGATCTAGAAGTTGTACTTATTTGATCGAAGCTGAACTTTCTTGATATAGATTAGAAACAACAACATTTCAATATTAGTTTCCCATCGATCCTAACTTCTGGAAGCCATATTGGCTTTGGGTATTATCAAAAGTGAGTTGATGATATATAGCTTACATATCTTGCTTGTGAGCGATCCAGTTCACATGATAACTATTATATTCTGCTTTGTCTGAAAAGTGAATATATTTCATATCGAAGAGTGAGACCGACCCTCATTGATATTCATAGTTCAATAAATTAGCTTTCCAACCCCAATGCAATTTGGCTACACATTTTGTAATAAGCAATATAGCCTAAAAACCCTACATTTTCCAAAATAGGAGTTCACtgtataatttaaaaagaaaccATAAGCTGTCTACTACGGTAGCTGCCGTTAGAGAACCACCGCGAATTATCCTAGTCTTTGGCCTGACTGTGACTAAGCagactcttcttctccttcggtTTCATTTCCCGaactttcttctcctccctctttctccttcttcctctctggAGATTGCTTCAGACTCACCAAGAGCTTggcctcatcatcttcatcttcacccCCTTCCTCACCATCAGAGTCATTGCTCTTACTCTTCTTCGAAGAAGTCCTCTGCTTTTTCACCTTGGCATTCACAGCTCCTGATGAAGATGAGGGCTTTTTCTGTTTTCGGTTCTTTGATTCAGGAACCTTCTTGCTAGGTTTCAAGACCTTGGGCTTCGCCTCCTCATCagatgtatcatcatcatcaccagcaTCCTCACCACCAGAGTAGCTGCTTTTGATCTTCTCCAAGGAAGTCCTCGGTTTTTTCACTTTGGCATTGCCAGCTCCTGATGAAGATGAAGGCCTTTTCTGTTTCAGATTCTTTGTTTCAGAAACCTCCTTGCTGGATTTCACAGCTTTTGCTGTCTCTTTTCCATGACCATTCTGCTTGCTTTTGGACCGTCCACTCATGCGAGAGGCTGCTGCTACAATCTTCCCACCAATATCCCCCATCTTGCCATTTCTCTCAGATTCAGCCTTTGGAGCCTTCTTCTCCACATGTTTCGACTTTTCAGCTTTCTTCACACCACTTCTTggcttctctccttcttcttcactatcaTCAGACAGCTCAGCAGATCTGGCTTTCCCCTCGCTGTAAACACAATAAAGGTCATTGCATCTTCAGCAAAGCAAGACAAATATACTATAATCACTATAGCTCtctctaaattatatattcaacTTCATAACGTGTGTAACAGAGATAATAAGGTGTCTATAAGTGTGGTGCCTGTAAAGAGTTTCAAACAGATGCAACAAAGATCAATAACAGCAACTTACTACTGATTATTTTAAGAATGNNNNNNNNNNNNNNNNNNNNNNNNNNNNNNNNNNNNNNNNNNNNNNNNNNNNNNNNNNNNNNNNNNNNNNNNNNNNNNNNNNNNNNNNNNNNNNNNNNNNNNNNNNNNNNNNNNNNNNNNNNNNNNNNNNNNNNNNNNNNNNNNNNNNNNNNNNNNNNNNNNNNNNNNNNNNNNNNNNNNNNNNNNNNNNNNNNNNNNNNNNNNNNNNNNNNNNNNNNNNNNNNNNNNNNNNNNNNNNNNNNNNNNNNNNNNNNNNNNNNNNNNNNNNNNNNNNNNNNNNNNNNNNNNNNNNNNNNNNNNNNNNNNNNNNNNNNNNNNNNNNNNNNNNNNNNNNNNNNNNNNNNNNNNNNNNNNNNNNNNNNNNNNNNNNNNNNNNNNNNNNNNNNNNNNNNNNNNNNNNNNNNNNNNNNNNNNNNNNNNNNNNNNNNNNNNNNNNNNNNNNNNNNNNNNNNNNNNNNNNNNNNNNNNNNNNNNNNNNNNNNNNNNNNNNNNNNNNNNNNNNNNNNNNNNNNNNNNNNNNNNNNNNNNNNNNNNNNNNNNNNNNNNNNNNNNNNNNNNNNNNNNNNNNNNNNNNNNNNNNNNNNNNNNNNNNNNNNNNNNNNNNNNNNNNNNNNNNNNNNNNNNNNNNNNNNNNN contains:
- the LOC104737928 gene encoding splicing regulatory glutamine/lysine-rich protein 1-like, translated to METQLAVNKGSRPKVGKKQNMWTEGKARSAELSDDSEEEGEKPRSGVKKAEKSKHVEKKAPKAESERNGKMGDIGGKIVAAASRMSGRSKSKQNGHGKETAKAVKSSKEVSETKNLKQKRPSSSSGAGNAKVKKPRTSLEKIKSSYSGGEDAGDDDDTSDEEAKPKVLKPSKKVPESKNRKQKKPSSSSGAVNAKVKKQRTSSKKSKSNDSDGEEGGEDEDDEAKLLVSLKQSPERKKEKEGGEESSGNETEGEEESA
- the LOC104735107 gene encoding LOW QUALITY PROTEIN: uncharacterized protein LOC104735107 (The sequence of the model RefSeq protein was modified relative to this genomic sequence to represent the inferred CDS: inserted 1 base in 1 codon; deleted 2 bases in 1 codon); this translates as MLLSLETNTFFLQTLAHMNXSQGSTSKGESKLCRLYLNPWNQIGFWRKSLELMCSESWAL